The Burkholderia cepacia genomic interval AATAACGTTAATGCGAACAATTCTCAATAATTGCGAAGTTTAGCACCGAACCTGTTCCGGAACAAACGACGAGCCATGTAAACCCCTGATCCGACAAGGCTTACAGGCTCGTTACCGCAAGGTTTCTGTGACGTATGGAAAGATTTACCGGCCGCCGTTGACGTGATCGCCGACGTTCGCGCCGAACACACGCTCACGCAGCAGCGCAAGCTGGTCGCGGGTCGCGGCAGCCTTCTCGAACTCGAGGTTCTTCGCGTAGTCGGCCATCTGCTTCTCGAGGCGCTTGATTTCCTTGGCGAGCTGCTTTTCCGACATGTCCTCGAACTTCGCACGCTGCTGGGCTTCCTTTAGCTCGGCGCGTGCCTCGTCCGCGTTGTAGACGCCGTCGATGATGTCCTTGATGCGCTTCACGACACCGCGCGGCGTGATGCCCATCTGCTCGTTGTAGGCAATCTGCTTCGCGCGGCGCCGCTCGGTCTCGCCGATCGCGCGCTTCATCGACTCGGTCATGTTGTCCGCGTAGAGGATCGCCTTGCCGTTCACGTTCCGTGCGGCCCGGCCGATCGTCTGGATCAGCGAGCGCTCCGCGCGCAGGAAACCTTCCTTGTCCGCGTCGAGGATCGCGACCAGCGACACCTCGGGAATGTCGAGCCCTTCGCGCAGCAGGTTGATCCCGACCAGCACGTCGAACGTGCCGAGCCGCAGGTCGCGGATGATTTCGACGCGCTCGACCGTGTCGATGTCGCTGTGCAGGTAACGCACCTTGACCCCATGGTCGGCCAGGAACTCGGTGAGCTGTTCGGCCATGCGCTTCGTCAGCACGGTGATCAGCACGCGCTCCTCGGCCTTCACGCGCGCGTTGATCTCGGCGAGCACGTCGTCGACCTGCGAGCTCGCCGGCCGCACTTCGATTTCCGGATCGACGAGCCCCGTCGGCCGCACGACCTGTTCCGCGATCTGCCCGGTCACGCGCTTCTCGTAGTCGGCGGGCGTGGCCGACACGAACACGACCTGGCGCATCTTGCGCTCGAACTCGGGGAACTTGAGCGGCCGGTTGTCCAGCGCCGACGGCAGCCGGAACCCGTAGTTGACGAGGTTTTCCTTGCGTGCGCGGTCGCCGTTGTACATGCCGTTCAACTGGCCGATCAGCACGTGCGATTCGTCGAGCAGCATCAGCGCGTCGGGCGGCAGGTAGTCGACGAGCGTCGGCGGCGGATCGCCGGGCGCCGCCCCCGAGAAATGCCGCGAGTAGTTCTCGATGCCCTTGCAGAAGCCGAGCTCCTGCAGCATCTCGAGATCGAAACGCGTACGCTGTTCGAGGCGCTGCGCCTCGACGAGCTTGCCGTCGCGGTGAAAGAACTCGAGCCGCTCGCGCAGTTCGTCCTTGATCGTCTCGACCGCGCGCATCACGGTATCGCGCGGCGTCACGTAGTGCGACGACGGATACACGGTGAAGCGCGGAATCTTCTGCCGCACGCGGCCGGTCAGCGGGTCGAACAGCTGCAGCGTCTCGACCTCGTCGTCGAACAGCTCGACGCGCACGGCCAGTTCGGCGTGCTCGGCCGGGAAGATGTCGATCGTGTCGCCGCGCACGCGGAACGTGCCGCGCTGGAAATCCTGCTCGTTGCGCGTGTACTGCATCGCGATCAGCCGCGCGATCACGTCGCGCTGGCCGAGCTTGTCGCCGGCGCGCAGCGTCAGGATCATCTGGTGGTATTCGGACGGATTGCCGATACCGTAGATCGCCGACACCGTCGCGACGATCACGACGTCGCGGCGCTCCATCAGGCTCTTCGTCGCCGACAGCCGCATCTGCTCGATGTGCTCGTTGATCGACGAGTCCTTCTCGATGAACAGGTCGCGCTGCGGCACGTAGGCCTCAGGCTGGTAATAGTCGTAGTAAGAGACGAAATACTCGACCGCGTTGCGCGGGAAGAACTCCCGGAATTCCGAGTAGAGTTGCGCGGCAAGCGTCTTGTTCGGCGCGAACACGATCGCCGGGCGGCCGAGCCGCGCGATCGTGTTCGCCATCGTGAAGGTCTTGCCCGAGCCCGTCACGCCGAGCAGCGTCTGGAACGACAGGCCGTCCTCGACCCCTTCGACGAGCGTGTCGATCGCGGTCGGCTGGTCGCCTGCGGGCGGATACGGTTGGTACAGCTGGAACGGCGACCCTTCGAAGGTCACGAATTTCGATTCGTCGAGCGCGTCGCCGGTTTCGGCATGATGTTCGGACATGGAATGCGGCCGGAGCGAGGGCAAAAGAATCATTCTAGCGCTTCGCGGCCGGGCGAACTGCTGTCGGCTCCTGACGCGCGACGACCGCCGGGAACCGCGATTCCCGGCCGAATTTCGCCGCCGAAACGCCGCCCCCGGCAGCGCGAATTCGCTACAATGTCAGGCTGCTGCGCTTTCCGGCGTCGTGCCTGCCCGCGCGCGGTCCCCGCGCCCGCCGCCCCGCCCGTTGAAAGCCTGACCCTCTTTTCACTACTGCCGAATCATCATGTCGCTCTTCTCTGCTGTCCAGCTTGCTCCCCGCGACCCGATCCTGGGCCTGAACGAAGCCTTCAACGCCGATGCGCGTCCGACCAAGGTCAACCTCGGCGTCGGTGTGTATACGAACGAAGAAGGCAAGATCCCGCTGCTGCGCGCGGTTCGCGAAGCAGAGAAGGCGCGGGTTGAAGCGGGCCTGCCGCGCGGCTACCTGCCGATCGACGGCATCGCCGCCTACGATGCGGCCGTGCAGAAGCTGCTGCTCGGCAACGATTCGCCGCTGATCGCAGCGGGCCGCGTGGTCACGGCCCAGGCACTGGGCGGCACGGGCGCGCTGAAGATCGGCGCCGATTTCCTGCGCACCGTGAACCCGAACGTGAAGGTCGCGATCAGCGATCCGAGCTGGGAAAACCACCGCGCGCTGTTCGAAGCAGCCGGCTTCGAAGTCGTTGCGTACCCGTATTACGACGCTGCCACCAACGGCGTGAACTTCGAAGGCATGCTGTCGGCGCTGAACGGCTACGAAGCCGGCACGGTCGTCGTGCTGCACGCGTGCTGCCACAACCCGACCGGCGTGGACCTGACCGAAGCGCAATGGCGGCAGGTCGTCGACGTCGTGAAGGCGCGCAACCTCGTGCCGTTCCTCGACATGGCCTACCAGGGCTTCGGCGAGAACATCGATGCCGACGCTGCGGCCGTGCGCCTGTTTGCCGCCGCCGACCTGAACGCATTCGTGTCGTCGTCGTTCTCGAAGTCGTTCTCGCTGTACGGCGAACGCGTCGGCGCACTGTCGATCATCACGTCGAGCAAGGAAGAAGCGACGCGCGTGCTGTCGCAACTGAAGCGCGTGATCCGCACGAACTACTCGAACCCGCCGACCCATGGCGGCGCCGTGGTCGCAGCGGTGCTCGCATCGCCGGAACTGCACGCTTCGTGGGTGCAGGAACTCGGTGAAATGCGCGACCGCATCCGCGCGATGCGCAACGGTCTCGTCGAGCGCCTGAAGGCAAGCGGCGTCGATCGCGACTTCAGCTTCATCAATGCGCAGCGCGGGATGTTCTCGTATTCGGGCCTGACCTCGGCGCAAGTCGATCGTCTGCGCGACGAGTTCGGCATCTACGCGGTCGGCACGGGCCGGATCTGCGTCGCCGCGCTGAACACGCGCAACCTCGACGTCGTCGCCAACGCGGTCGCGGCCGTCCTGAAGTAATTCGCCGGCACGCAAGACGGCATCTTTCGGTGCCGTCCCGCCGACGTGAAAAACGCGCTCCACGGAGCGCGTTTTCTTTTGCGGCTTACTGCATGAACCAGCCGTGGCTGACCACGACCGACTGGCCCGTGAGCGCGGCGCTCGGGAAGGCCGACAGGAACAGCACCGTCTGCGCGACGTCCTGCACCGTCGTGAACACGCCGTCGACCGTATTGCCGAGCATCACCTTCTTCACCACTTCCTCTTCGCTGATCCCGAGCTCCTTCGCCTGCTCCGGAATCTGCTTGTCGACCAGCGGCGTGCGCACGAAGCCCGGACACACGACGTGCGAGCGCACGTTGTGCTTCGCGCCTTCCTTCGCCAGCACGCGGGCCAGGCCGAGCAGCCCGTGCTTGGCCGTCACGTACGCCGACTTCAGCGGCGACGCTTCGTGCGAATGCACCGAACCCATGTAGATCACGACACCGCCGCGATCGTCCTTGTACATGTGCTTGAGCGCGGCCTTGGTCGTCAGGAACGCACCGTCGACGTGGATCGCCTGCATCTTCTTCCAGTCGGAGAACGCGTAGTTCTCGATCGGGTTGACGATCTGGATGCCCGCGTTCGACACGAGGATGTCGACCGAGCCGAACGTTTCGGCCACCTTGTCGATACCGCTGTTCACGGCGTCCTCGTTCGTCACGTCCATCGCGACGCCGATCGCCTTGCCGCCCGCCTTGACGATCTCGTCGGCAACGGCGTTCGCGCCGTCCTGGTTCAGGTCGGCGATCGCGACGGCCGCGCCCGCTTTCGCGAGCTCGAGTGCGATTTCCTTGCCGATGCCGCTCGCGGCGCCCGTCACCACCGCCACCTTGCCGCTCAAATCCGCTGCCATGCACGTCTCCTTCGATCTTGGGTCAATAAAGCGCCGGTCCGCCGCGCGGGTGCGCGATCGTCGGCGGGCCAGCCGCCATTGTGCACGATCGGCCCCGCCGTTCGCGCGCAAAACGTCTAAGCTTAAGGTCGGTTCTGTCACGCGGGAGATTCGCATGCACTATCGACGGCTAGGCCGCTCCGGCCTGCAGATCAGCGAGCTTTCGCTCGGTTCGTGGGTGACGTACGG includes:
- the uvrB gene encoding excinuclease ABC subunit UvrB, coding for MSEHHAETGDALDESKFVTFEGSPFQLYQPYPPAGDQPTAIDTLVEGVEDGLSFQTLLGVTGSGKTFTMANTIARLGRPAIVFAPNKTLAAQLYSEFREFFPRNAVEYFVSYYDYYQPEAYVPQRDLFIEKDSSINEHIEQMRLSATKSLMERRDVVIVATVSAIYGIGNPSEYHQMILTLRAGDKLGQRDVIARLIAMQYTRNEQDFQRGTFRVRGDTIDIFPAEHAELAVRVELFDDEVETLQLFDPLTGRVRQKIPRFTVYPSSHYVTPRDTVMRAVETIKDELRERLEFFHRDGKLVEAQRLEQRTRFDLEMLQELGFCKGIENYSRHFSGAAPGDPPPTLVDYLPPDALMLLDESHVLIGQLNGMYNGDRARKENLVNYGFRLPSALDNRPLKFPEFERKMRQVVFVSATPADYEKRVTGQIAEQVVRPTGLVDPEIEVRPASSQVDDVLAEINARVKAEERVLITVLTKRMAEQLTEFLADHGVKVRYLHSDIDTVERVEIIRDLRLGTFDVLVGINLLREGLDIPEVSLVAILDADKEGFLRAERSLIQTIGRAARNVNGKAILYADNMTESMKRAIGETERRRAKQIAYNEQMGITPRGVVKRIKDIIDGVYNADEARAELKEAQQRAKFEDMSEKQLAKEIKRLEKQMADYAKNLEFEKAAATRDQLALLRERVFGANVGDHVNGGR
- a CDS encoding amino acid aminotransferase, translating into MSLFSAVQLAPRDPILGLNEAFNADARPTKVNLGVGVYTNEEGKIPLLRAVREAEKARVEAGLPRGYLPIDGIAAYDAAVQKLLLGNDSPLIAAGRVVTAQALGGTGALKIGADFLRTVNPNVKVAISDPSWENHRALFEAAGFEVVAYPYYDAATNGVNFEGMLSALNGYEAGTVVVLHACCHNPTGVDLTEAQWRQVVDVVKARNLVPFLDMAYQGFGENIDADAAAVRLFAAADLNAFVSSSFSKSFSLYGERVGALSIITSSKEEATRVLSQLKRVIRTNYSNPPTHGGAVVAAVLASPELHASWVQELGEMRDRIRAMRNGLVERLKASGVDRDFSFINAQRGMFSYSGLTSAQVDRLRDEFGIYAVGTGRICVAALNTRNLDVVANAVAAVLK
- a CDS encoding 3-hydroxybutyrate dehydrogenase, which translates into the protein MAADLSGKVAVVTGAASGIGKEIALELAKAGAAVAIADLNQDGANAVADEIVKAGGKAIGVAMDVTNEDAVNSGIDKVAETFGSVDILVSNAGIQIVNPIENYAFSDWKKMQAIHVDGAFLTTKAALKHMYKDDRGGVVIYMGSVHSHEASPLKSAYVTAKHGLLGLARVLAKEGAKHNVRSHVVCPGFVRTPLVDKQIPEQAKELGISEEEVVKKVMLGNTVDGVFTTVQDVAQTVLFLSAFPSAALTGQSVVVSHGWFMQ